The genomic interval GGAGAAAGGCGCGTCGAAGAGCACTGGAGAGGGAAGTTCGATCAGGTCAATAGATATCCGAGAAGGGCGTCCTGATATTTCCAACCTCATTGggactgctgctgcctccGCAGATCCAAATGATCACATCATGGTTGGATCGTGTGGCCCCATGAAAATGGTTGATCAAACACGGAACGCTGTATCTGAGAGCATGTGTGAGGATGGCCCATCCATAACTCTATACACCGAGGTCAGTCAATTCTATTATCTCACACGGAGCCTTTACGTACTGACATATTTTAGGAATTTGACTGGTGAGCAGCGTCTAGACAGAAAAGGGGTTCAAATGTATGAAGCTACATGCCACACCTGGAGACTCAATTATCAAAACAAAAATAGATTCAGAAACGTAAATATGACACATCTCCAAACAGTAATACTTCTCGCAAATGTGTCCCATCAGCGGCATACAGTATATGGACTGCCCGGATGTGGAGCCTACCCCGTAGTCGGCCCTGGTATTAGGTGGCTGCGACTATCTATAATACACTATTTACTCCGTCACGCTATCCTGAATACTCCGCAGCGCACTGGTCTTATGTGCGGGATCAGTCGCAGCGGCATTGAGCGCGCGACGACGTGCATCAGCCCACAACATAAACTCTCCATATCCCTTAGGCATAACCTGGacatccttctccaccaaAAACGTATAGTTGAACATGCCCGTCGACTTCTTCGTCCCGTGCTCGACATCGCGCACCTTCGAGTCAACCCGCACCTGCACCTTGGTGAACCGACCGCCACCGGATTCACGCTCCTCAGACTCGGTATACGCCACCGTTGCGCGCAGGTAGAGCACGCTGCCGACGGGGACCGGGTTCTCGAAGGTACTTGGGTCCAGCGCGACGAAGTTGGGTCGCGCGTGGGCGAATGACGCTGCGCAGCAGAATGCTAGCTCAAATGTTTGCTTGAGCAGGAAGCCACCGAAGATCATGAAGTTGTGGCGGTTGCGGTCTTGGGGTTGCATGATCATTGCAGATTTGAGGACTGTGTCGCTCATGAAGACTTGGTTGGTTGGTCGCGTTGCAGGAGATTGCGGGTCTAGGATTTATTAGCAATGTATCTCTCTGTGTAGTGAGACCACATACTCAGGTATGACATCTCCTTAGTCCACATCGAGTGGATCAGGTTGCTCTCTTCATCGTCCGGGGCTTTCTCAAGCAAGCTGCGAGTCCGCAGcgccttcttggccttggagttctcctcgcccttcttgaaCAGAcgcttctcctcttctgtTTCGATGACAAGGGGTGCCACAGAGGCAGGTCTGTCTGATGTAAGTACGTCGACCCGATATTAAATACCAGGCAGCACTCACTTCTTCGTTGCCGGGTCCAGTGACACCATCGTAAACGCACAAGTGATCAGCACATCCTCCGGCGTGGCAGCTTGACCCTCCGGAAGCATCTTGGATACCTGCAGCGACACTTCCATACTAGACCGTCCAGTCGCGTAGGTGACTTGCCCACTGAGCTCGAGGTCACAGATTTCCATCAGCGGGTGTTCGATGGTGATACGGTCCACGGCAGCAGTGACGGTGCTGACCCCATCACCTGTATGCCGGTATGCAATGACACCAGCGAGAGCATCCAGGTCCATAAGCAAGGACCCGAGTCTGCGGTCATTTGTTAGAATTGAATAAAGGACAAAAGCAATTGTAACTTACCTGATATGCCCAGACGCATTCAGATACGTATCTAAGAGCCACTTATCTTGCGCCAAGGGCAGGACCTATATCACATAATTAGTTTTGTGTctttgagaaggaggaaaaaaCATACAGCGCTGTAGTAGCTAtcggacatcttcttcggcgtctGATCCGGCTTCACGCTCGCGGTCTGGGTCTGCTGTGCGCCAGCCTCGCGGTTCTGCGTCAGCGCATCAATCCACGGCGTTTTCACGCGCATTGGCATCCATGTCGGTCGGAACGCGGCAGATGCGGGCGTGGAACCGAACTCCCGGGAACGAGCGCTGTTGCATTGCGTTGCTGGCACCAGCGCTGCACGAGCGGGTGATGTGCAGGGCGCAAGGCATTTGAGCCGTGCCAGAGCAGTACCTCTTCCTGTGACGCCGAGCATTGCGTTAATTGTAGTTGGATGGGAAGGAACACGATGTTGTGGCATGAGAAGGGGAGTGTCCCGAGTGCGCCCGATGTGGATTGGCGCCCGGCCCGGCGGTTCTCGGGACGAAATTCCCAAGTGCCAAGTACATACTTCGGATCGGGAGGGACTGCATCTATTACGTATAGGTGGTTCAAAAGAGACTCGGACGCACGAGGTGCTACTGTACAATAGAAAATAGTAACTAAACAGTACATAAAGCAATATGTCTAAATATAGAACCAGATCTTAGAGTAGGAGAGCGACGAGGCTCTCCACGATTAGCAAGGCAGGGTCTTCTGTTAGATCTTTCAGGGTTCCGTCGGATTAGACCAATGCAACCAAATCCGGACCTTCGTATCCAAGCTTGATTAACTTTCTTAACCTTATTTAGGGTGAAATGACGAACCTGGTGCATCACGGTGCTTTCAAATCGAAAGATGCGTAAGAATGAAGTCATCGATAAGAAAGTATCTAAACTGAGGCAGGGAAccacaacaccaacatctATTTCCTCACTTTCAAATTAACTTAATAGAATATCTAAAGACTGTGATATAACAATTAACATGGCGGACCCGACAAACCCCCATATCCAGAACCGCACCACGCCGCAATGGGGTCTGTATCAGCGGGAGCAGTTCTGGAAGCCGAATGAGGGCCAGGTACCACTCTTCAACACAGGTACATATACCATTACTGCAAACTGTATAGCAAATTACTGAGATACAGATTAGATCCACGAGAGCTCGAAGAGCGGGCCAAAGAAAGACTCAGCGAAGGCGGGTGGTATGCTCAATTAAACACTTCACCGACGGGGCCAAGTCACTAATGAACATGAGAAAAGGTTCTACGCCTCCTCAAATGCAGGCATGTCAAACACCCACCTGGCAAACCGACAAGCCTTCTTCCGGCACCGCATCATCCCGCGCCAGCTAGTCGACACCAACGAACGCGACACGACAACCACAATCTTCGGCCACCGTGTCTCAGCTCCGATAGGATTTGCACCCATTGGAATCAACAAGATCTACCATGCGGAAGGTGAAGCAGCAGTAGCCAAAGTTGCTGGCGAGTTGAAATTGCCGTACTGTCTCTCCACGGCAGGAAGTGCCTCGATCGAGAGCGTCGGCGAGGCGAATGGGAGCTCCGGTCCGCGGTTTTTCCAGCTCTACATGCCCCACGACGACGAATTGACGCTGTCGCTATTGAATCGGGCGTGGAAGGCCGGATTTGACGCTCTGATTCTTACGACGGACACGTGGCAGCTCGGCTGGCGACATGGCGACGTTGCGCGGTCGAACTATGCGTTTTACCGGGGCTTCGGCGCCGATCTCGGTCTCACGGACCCCGTGTTTCGGCGACGATGTGCGGAGGACGGTATCGATGTCGATAAAGATGTCGTTGCTGCGTCGACGAAATGGATCGATTCGATCTGGCACGGCCGTGCGTGGTCGTGGGAGAAGATCCCCTGGTTGATGGAGCAGTGGAGGCGGATTTCCGGCGGACGGCCGTTCGGGATCAAGGGGATCCAGTCTGTTGCTGATGCGCAAAAGTGTGTTGAGATGGGCGTTGATGCGATTGTGGTTAGTAACCATGCCGGACGGCAGGTGGATGGTGCGGTTGCGAGCTTGGATGCATTGGAGAAGATCGTTGATGCGGTTGGGGAGCAGATTTATATTATATTTGACTCCGGGGTGCGCGGGGCGAGTGATGTTGTCAAGgctctggcgctgggtgCGAAGTTTGTCTTCGTGGGTAGGTTGTGGGTTTGGGGTTTGAGTATTATGGGCGAGGATGGAGTGAGACATGTTATGAAGTCACTGTTGGCTGATCTGGATATCTTGATGGCGGTTGCTGGGTTTAATTGGGTTGAGGACTTTGATCGCAATATCTTAGGTATGGTTTCCCACCACTTATTGGCTTGTGTACTAACCACGTCGGCAGAGTCGGATCCCAAGTCTTATACGCTGATTCCGGAGAAAGTGCTCTGAAGATCTTCATTGGTAGATTATTACAGGTATATGTATGCATCAGAGAATATAGACGCTGCAGGTCTAAATAATCAAGCGAGTGACGTGTAGCCCAGGGACGCCCTAGAATGGAACAGGAGGCAATGGGATATACAAGAGGTAGAAAGAAATATGTGAGCTGGCGTGTCACCAGAATGAGATGATGATAGCATGCGACAGTGGCCTTGGAGGGAGACAATGGACGTATAAACAGCGATTGACCATAAATGTGCAGGTAACTTTTCGCATAGACATGAACCGCTGAAATCTAAACAAAGAGTGCACTGAAAAGAGCGGTCAACAAGGGCAATCCGGCCGCATGCGCGGCTCGGGAAGCCGAGTTCGTGGAGGTCGACGTCGAGGTCGgcgccgtcgtcgtcgttgtcgttgtcgttgtctCCGACGTCGTAGAACCACTTGTGGTACCAGTAGCGCTGGGTAGAGTGCTGGCAACCGGTGTGTACGTGGCAGTCGCAGCCGAAGCATCCGCCCGCTGCGCAAAGCCGATAGTCGTGTTGTCATAGTCGAAGACGGTGTACACGTTCTTCAGAAAGACATCGCCAACAAGCCAAGTATCTGCATCGCCCGACTGGTGACCAACAATAGTCGACACACAGCCGCCGtcggcggccttggtgatATAATCCAGAGGAGAGATGGAGTACTGGACCCCGGAGAACCCGAACTGCAGGAGAGCAGTCGTGTTGCAGGGGATATGAAACTTCTCGCCTTTCTGGTAATAGCCCGGGATGTGCGAGAAGAGTTGCTGGGCATCTGCCGTCGGAAGGAGGATGTAGCTCGTCCCCGTAtcgatggtggtggattTTCCAGAGAAGCCAACAGCCTGGCCGTTTACGTACGCGTCGTCCAGGGGAATGCACCAGTTATCCGCGTCTGTCGCAGTGTACGTGATGCTGCCCTGGAACTTGGTCGTGTCGACATCGCCGAAATTGATTTCTCCGTCCTTGGGGTTATCCGACATGCGCGAGAAACTGAACCCGACGATGTTGGACCCGAGATAGCCTGAATCCGCGACCATGTCCATGAACGAGGGCATATTCCACCCATCGGTGTTGGAGCGGCCCATGCCCAGAATCCCGTCGAAGGGGTACGATTTGAAGAAATCGGATGCGGAAGTAGCCATCCCGAAAACCAGTCGCACACTCAGACCGGCCAACGACAGGGTGTCGTTGCCCAGTTTCCCCGCAATGGTGCCGGTGCCGTAACCAAGACTAAATCCGGCTCCGTTGGGC from Penicillium psychrofluorescens genome assembly, chromosome: 5 carries:
- a CDS encoding uncharacterized protein (ID:PFLUO_008144-T1.cds;~source:funannotate), with protein sequence ELRQLEMSPIVNLVIHITRASSASSPKLVPSFDSGDLEKGASKSTGEGSSIRSIDIREGRPDISNLIGTAAASADPNDHIMVGSCGPMKMVDQTRNAVSESMCEDGPSITLYTEEFDW
- a CDS encoding uncharacterized protein (ID:PFLUO_008145-T1.cds;~source:funannotate), with product MLGVTGRGTALARLKCLAPCTSPARAALVPATQCNSARSREFGSTPASAAFRPTWMPMRVKTPWIDALTQNREAGAQQTQTASVKPDQTPKKMSDSYYSAVLPLAQDKWLLDTYLNASGHIRLGSLLMDLDALAGVIAYRHTGDGVSTVTAAVDRITIEHPLMEICDLELSGQVTYATGRSSMEVSLQVSKMLPEGQAATPEDVLITCAFTMVSLDPATKKPASVAPLVIETEEEKRLFKKGEENSKAKKALRTRSLLEKAPDDEESNLIHSMWTKEMSYLNPQSPATRPTNQVFMSDTVLKSAMIMQPQDRNRHNFMIFGGFLLKQTFELAFCCAASFAHARPNFVALDPSTFENPVPVGSVLYLRATVAYTESEERESGGGRFTKVQVRVDSKVRDVEHGTKKSTGMFNYTFLVEKDVQVMPKGYGEFMLWADARRRALNAAATDPAHKTSALRSIQDSVTE
- a CDS encoding uncharacterized protein (ID:PFLUO_008146-T1.cds;~source:funannotate) — protein: MADPTNPHIQNRTTPQWGLYQREQFWKPNEGQVPLFNTDPRELEERAKERLSEGGWFYASSNAGMSNTHLANRQAFFRHRIIPRQLVDTNERDTTTTIFGHRVSAPIGFAPIGINKIYHAEGEAAVAKVAGELKLPYCLSTAGSASIESVGEANGSSGPRFFQLYMPHDDELTLSLLNRAWKAGFDALILTTDTWQLGWRHGDVARSNYAFYRGFGADLGLTDPVFRRRCAEDGIDVDKDVVAASTKWIDSIWHGRAWSWEKIPWLMEQWRRISGGRPFGIKGIQSVADAQKCVEMGVDAIVVSNHAGRQVDGAVASLDALEKIVDAVGEQIYIIFDSGVRGASDVVKALALGAKFVFVGRLWVWGLSIMGEDGVRHVMKSLLADLDILMAVAGFNWVEDFDRNILESDPKSYTLIPEKVL
- a CDS encoding uncharacterized protein (ID:PFLUO_008147-T1.cds;~source:funannotate) gives rise to the protein MHFSSCLAVIAAFSTCTQAFYPYNLQDGSPSGSETTRLTVGRRRDGKPPTLDLRKRAVRRDDTYTIVEANAPTLPNSAALDQDGLDYSYFSVVEVGSEQQQMWLALDTGAPDTWVFDASCTEEVCTSHHMFDDSSSTSFTPNGAGFSLGYGTGTIAGKLGNDTLSLAGLSVRLVFGMATSASDFFKSYPFDGILGMGRSNTDGWNMPSFMDMVADSGYLGSNIVGFSFSRMSDNPKDGEINFGDVDTTKFQGSITYTATDADNWCIPLDDAYVNGQAVGFSGKSTTIDTGTSYILLPTADAQQLFSHIPGYYQKGEKFHIPCNTTALLQFGFSGVQYSISPLDYITKAADGGCVSTIVGHQSGDADTWLVGDVFLKNVYTVFDYDNTTIGFAQRADASAATATYTPVASTLPSATGTTSGSTTSETTTTTTTTTAPTSTSTSTNSASRAAHAAGLPLLTALFSALFV